One Candidatus Eisenbacteria bacterium DNA window includes the following coding sequences:
- a CDS encoding uroporphyrinogen decarboxylase, which produces MPQGPSLAPAYSFLRACRNEPVSETPIWIMRQAGRYLPEYRAIREKHAFLEICRTPELCAEVTAQPIERFAFDAAILFSDILIPLMAMGVPIEFDPGPKMGTRISQRRDIATLEWRGPSSMPHLRPVIKAVKERLQGRVPLIGFAGAPFTLASYLIDANGSKDLVLTRSFVSRDPAGFAELLDLLADATIDYLKEQIAAGVDAVMLFDTQAGWLPPAEFTRSAAAPADRVLRAMPKNAPTIYFALASSNGQLDAMRAIHADVIGLDYRVSLSQARAILGGSRSVQGNLDPAVLVGSPEQVVTRAEAVLRENGGRPGFIFNLGHGIYPETPVENVALLVSTVRRHRDAARRVL; this is translated from the coding sequence ATGCCCCAAGGACCATCCTTAGCCCCGGCGTACTCGTTTCTGCGCGCCTGCAGGAACGAGCCCGTCTCGGAGACGCCGATCTGGATCATGCGGCAGGCCGGCCGCTACCTGCCCGAGTACCGCGCGATCCGTGAGAAGCACGCCTTCCTCGAGATCTGCCGCACGCCAGAATTGTGCGCGGAGGTGACCGCGCAGCCGATCGAACGCTTCGCCTTCGACGCCGCGATTCTCTTCTCGGACATCCTGATCCCTCTCATGGCCATGGGCGTTCCGATCGAGTTCGACCCCGGGCCGAAGATGGGCACCCGCATCAGCCAGCGTCGCGACATCGCGACGCTCGAGTGGCGCGGCCCTTCCTCGATGCCGCACCTCCGTCCCGTCATCAAGGCGGTGAAGGAGCGCCTCCAGGGGCGGGTCCCGCTGATCGGTTTCGCCGGCGCGCCCTTCACGCTCGCGTCCTACCTCATCGACGCGAACGGGTCGAAGGACCTCGTGCTCACGCGCAGCTTCGTCTCCCGGGATCCGGCGGGATTCGCCGAGCTGCTGGACCTGCTCGCCGACGCGACCATCGACTACTTGAAGGAACAGATCGCCGCGGGTGTGGACGCGGTGATGCTTTTCGACACCCAGGCCGGTTGGCTTCCGCCCGCGGAATTCACCCGCTCGGCCGCGGCGCCCGCGGACCGCGTCCTCCGCGCGATGCCGAAAAACGCCCCGACGATCTATTTCGCGCTGGCTTCCTCGAACGGGCAGCTCGACGCGATGCGCGCCATTCACGCCGACGTGATCGGCCTGGATTACCGCGTTTCCTTGAGCCAGGCGCGAGCGATCTTGGGAGGCTCCCGGAGCGTCCAGGGAAATCTCGACCCCGCCGTCCTCGTGGGCTCTCCCGAGCAGGTCGTGACGCGCGCCGAGGCGGTCCTGCGAGAGAACGGCGGACGCCCCGGCTTCATCTTCAACCTCGGGCACGGCATCTACCCCGAAACCCCCGTCGAGAACGTCGCCCTCCTCGTGAGCACGGTGAGGCGTCATCGGGATGCGGCGCGGAGAGTCCTGTGA
- the hemL gene encoding glutamate-1-semialdehyde-2,1-aminomutase yields MKETRALPATRKSDTLHERALGLFPGGVNSPVRAFLAVGGRPRIIASAQGAYLKDADGNELLDYVLGWGPLLLGHAHPAVVPVVERQVRNGVLYGLSTQLEIELAERVRRFYPAAERLRFVSTGTEATMAAIRVARAATRREGFIKFDGAYHGHADAFLIRGGSGLTTFGVPDSAGVPASVAAETRVAIFNDLDSVERAFAREPERIAAVLVEPVVGNMGVIPPKPGFLGGLRGLCDHHGALLVFDEVMSGFRVARGGAAERYGVTPDLVALGKVIGGGLPVAAFGGRADLMKLVAPEGPVYQAGTYSGNPLAMSAGNATLAHLESDPAIFRRVEARTTLLAAGLQEILTRRKVRGVVNAIGSMWTIFFGVDPVSSVEDARRASKEEYAQFFRSMLERGIFLPPSAWESAFLSDAHRETELDRTLEAADEAIEGLSCPKDHP; encoded by the coding sequence ATGAAGGAGACCCGCGCCCTGCCGGCGACGAGGAAGAGCGACACGCTCCACGAGCGCGCGCTGGGATTGTTTCCCGGCGGGGTGAACTCCCCCGTTCGCGCGTTTCTCGCCGTCGGAGGCAGGCCGCGGATCATCGCTTCGGCCCAGGGCGCCTATCTCAAAGACGCGGACGGGAACGAGCTTCTGGACTACGTCCTCGGCTGGGGACCCCTCCTCCTGGGACACGCGCACCCGGCCGTGGTCCCGGTCGTCGAGCGGCAGGTTCGGAACGGCGTGCTCTACGGCCTATCGACCCAGCTCGAAATCGAGCTTGCCGAGCGGGTGCGGCGTTTCTATCCGGCCGCCGAGCGCCTGCGCTTCGTCTCGACCGGAACCGAAGCGACGATGGCGGCGATTCGCGTGGCGCGCGCGGCGACCCGGCGGGAGGGGTTCATCAAATTCGATGGCGCCTATCATGGACACGCGGACGCGTTTCTCATACGGGGCGGCTCGGGACTCACGACGTTCGGCGTGCCCGACTCGGCCGGTGTCCCCGCGTCGGTGGCCGCGGAAACGCGGGTCGCCATTTTCAACGACCTGGACTCGGTGGAAAGGGCGTTCGCGCGCGAGCCGGAGCGGATCGCGGCGGTCCTCGTGGAGCCGGTCGTGGGAAACATGGGCGTGATCCCGCCGAAACCCGGCTTTCTCGGGGGGCTCAGGGGCCTCTGTGACCACCACGGCGCCCTGCTCGTGTTCGACGAGGTCATGTCGGGCTTCCGCGTCGCCCGAGGCGGCGCGGCCGAGCGCTACGGGGTCACCCCCGATCTCGTCGCGCTGGGGAAAGTGATCGGCGGGGGGCTTCCCGTCGCCGCCTTCGGCGGGCGCGCCGATCTCATGAAGCTCGTCGCCCCGGAGGGCCCCGTCTACCAGGCGGGAACCTATTCCGGGAACCCGCTCGCGATGTCCGCGGGGAACGCGACGCTCGCCCACCTGGAGAGCGATCCGGCGATCTTCCGCCGTGTCGAAGCGCGCACAACGCTTCTCGCCGCGGGGCTCCAGGAGATCCTGACCCGTCGGAAGGTCCGCGGCGTCGTCAACGCGATCGGATCGATGTGGACCATCTTTTTCGGCGTGGACCCGGTCTCCTCCGTGGAAGATGCGCGCCGCGCTTCCAAGGAGGAGTACGCACAATTTTTCCGATCGATGCTCGAGCGCGGGATTTTTCTTCCGCCGTCGGCCTGGGAGAGCGCGTTTCTCTCGGACGCGCACCGGGAGACGGAGCTCGATCGCACGCTCGAGGCGGCCGATGAGGCCATCGAGGGACTCTCATGCCCCAAGGACCATCCTTAG
- the hemB gene encoding porphobilinogen synthase encodes MRRLRGTEALRQLVRETSLTPRNLVAPLFVCHGERVKRPIASMPGHAQISIDHAVDKAKKLASLGVGGLILFGIPAAKDAEGREAYDPDGIVPRAFRAIKSEAPEILLWADVCLCEYTDHGHCGVVRDGQVDNDRTLPLLARAAVTYAAAGADIVAPSDMMDGRVGAIRKALDGAGHADTPIVAYSAKYASGFYGPFREAAESAPRFGDRRGYQMDPANSDEALREVALDLEEGADAVMVKPALPYLDVIRRVKDRFQVPVVAYNVSGEFAMVKAAAQLGWLDGERVALESLTAIRRAGADIIITYFAEEIAPVLGGSKR; translated from the coding sequence ATGCGCCGTCTTCGCGGCACCGAGGCGCTCCGCCAGCTCGTGCGCGAGACCTCGCTCACCCCGCGAAACCTCGTGGCGCCGCTCTTCGTCTGTCATGGAGAGCGGGTGAAGCGGCCGATCGCCTCCATGCCGGGACATGCCCAGATCTCCATAGACCACGCGGTGGACAAGGCGAAAAAGCTCGCCTCTCTCGGCGTGGGCGGCCTCATCCTCTTCGGGATACCCGCGGCGAAGGATGCCGAAGGACGCGAGGCCTACGATCCCGACGGGATCGTCCCGCGCGCATTCCGCGCGATCAAGTCGGAGGCGCCCGAGATCTTGCTCTGGGCCGACGTCTGCCTGTGCGAGTACACCGATCACGGCCACTGCGGCGTCGTGAGGGACGGTCAAGTCGACAACGACCGCACGCTTCCCCTCCTGGCGCGCGCTGCGGTCACCTACGCCGCGGCGGGCGCGGACATCGTGGCGCCCAGCGACATGATGGACGGCCGGGTCGGCGCGATCCGAAAGGCGCTCGACGGCGCCGGTCATGCGGATACGCCCATCGTCGCCTACTCCGCGAAGTACGCCAGCGGATTCTACGGACCCTTCCGGGAAGCGGCGGAATCAGCGCCGCGGTTCGGAGATCGTCGCGGCTACCAGATGGATCCGGCGAATTCGGACGAGGCGCTCCGAGAGGTCGCCCTCGACCTCGAGGAGGGCGCGGACGCGGTGATGGTGAAGCCCGCGCTTCCCTACCTCGACGTGATCCGCCGCGTGAAGGACCGCTTCCAGGTTCCGGTCGTGGCGTACAACGTTTCGGGCGAATTCGCGATGGTCAAGGCGGCCGCCCAGCTGGGCTGGCTCGACGGCGAGCGCGTCGCGCTCGAGTCGCTCACCGCGATCCGCCGAGCGGGCGCCGACATCATCATCACGTACTTTGCGGAAGAGATCGCGCCGGTTCTGGGTGGGAGCAAGAGATGA
- a CDS encoding uroporphyrinogen-III synthase, which yields MSPMFFLSRMDPTDDRLALEASAMGFEVVRVALLATEPGADSRSLADLIAAMPDATALAWTSRRAADSLARAAFPRHREKLARVPMYAVGEESAAPIQQLGGLRPLTPSESAGASGLARFIARRAAGDGVKRVVFLHGDRSLPDLSDGLRGGGIDVELLEVYRTRFLDADVDGLEAALKEAGAVAAAFFSPSGVDALERLLSAGARKRLRESATAIARGATTAQALEERGYRRVLHPEGVVPFDRYALEALQSLSGGPR from the coding sequence GTGAGCCCGATGTTCTTCCTCAGCCGCATGGACCCGACGGACGACCGGCTTGCCTTGGAGGCATCCGCCATGGGATTCGAAGTGGTCCGGGTAGCGCTCCTCGCGACCGAACCGGGAGCGGATTCCAGGTCGCTCGCCGATTTGATCGCGGCGATGCCCGATGCGACCGCGCTCGCTTGGACCAGCCGGCGCGCGGCGGACTCGCTCGCGCGCGCGGCGTTCCCGCGCCATCGCGAGAAGCTCGCGCGCGTCCCCATGTACGCGGTCGGAGAAGAGAGCGCTGCACCGATCCAGCAGCTGGGCGGCCTGAGGCCCCTCACCCCAAGTGAGAGTGCGGGTGCCTCGGGGCTGGCGCGGTTCATCGCGCGGCGGGCCGCAGGGGACGGTGTGAAACGCGTCGTCTTTCTTCACGGCGACCGCTCCCTTCCCGATCTTTCGGACGGCCTCCGGGGCGGGGGCATCGACGTGGAGCTCCTCGAGGTGTACCGCACGCGATTCCTCGATGCCGACGTCGACGGGCTCGAGGCGGCGCTCAAGGAGGCCGGGGCGGTCGCGGCGGCCTTCTTCAGCCCCTCGGGGGTGGATGCGCTCGAGCGGCTCCTCTCGGCCGGGGCGCGGAAAAGGCTGCGCGAGAGCGCCACGGCAATCGCGCGGGGGGCGACGACGGCGCAGGCGCTCGAGGAGCGCGGCTACCGACGGGTACTCCATCCTGAGGGCGTGGTCCCCTTCGACCGCTATGCGCTCGAGGCGCTCCAGAGCCTCTCCGGAGGACCGAGGTGA
- the hemC gene encoding hydroxymethylbilane synthase — protein sequence MRIGTRGSALALAQSEQVRASLPGDPREHRLVIIKTLGDLQPNAALARIGGKGVFTKEIEEALLRNEIDIAVHSLKDLPTGERPGLKLGAMLARDDPRDALVSREDLPLERLRSGASIGTSSLRRRSQILAHRPDLRVQDLRGNVPTRLARLEGGHLDGIIVAAAGLHRLKLVDRATQMLEDSVMLPAPGQGILAIQIRAGDGTTAAAIERLNDDDAAAEATAERALLEGLGGGCLIPVGARARAKNGTLELTAYVGHPDGRPSVRMSASGPLGAPADLGRALAIAMLGQGARPILDEVRSMERFP from the coding sequence ATGAGGATCGGGACCCGCGGTAGCGCGCTCGCGCTCGCGCAGAGCGAGCAGGTGCGCGCGTCCCTCCCGGGCGACCCCAGGGAACACCGGCTCGTCATCATCAAGACGTTGGGCGATCTCCAGCCGAATGCCGCCCTGGCTCGGATCGGTGGCAAGGGTGTTTTCACCAAGGAAATCGAGGAGGCGTTGCTCCGGAACGAGATCGATATCGCGGTGCACTCCCTCAAGGATCTTCCCACCGGCGAGCGGCCCGGTTTGAAACTGGGGGCCATGCTCGCCCGGGACGATCCGAGAGACGCGCTCGTGAGCCGTGAGGATCTTCCCCTGGAGCGGCTGCGCTCGGGAGCGTCCATAGGAACCTCGTCCCTGAGGCGGCGCTCGCAGATCCTCGCCCATCGACCCGACCTCCGCGTTCAGGACCTGCGGGGCAACGTGCCGACGCGCCTGGCGCGGCTCGAGGGGGGCCACCTGGACGGGATCATCGTCGCGGCCGCAGGGCTTCACCGCTTGAAGCTCGTCGACCGAGCCACCCAGATGCTCGAGGATTCGGTGATGCTCCCCGCGCCGGGGCAAGGCATCCTCGCGATCCAAATCCGCGCGGGGGACGGGACGACCGCGGCGGCCATCGAGCGGCTGAACGACGACGACGCGGCGGCCGAGGCCACGGCCGAGCGCGCGTTGCTGGAGGGGCTCGGCGGCGGCTGCCTGATCCCGGTGGGGGCTCGGGCGCGCGCCAAGAACGGCACCCTTGAATTGACGGCCTATGTCGGGCATCCGGACGGCAGGCCGTCGGTGCGGATGAGCGCCTCGGGACCGCTCGGTGCCCCCGCGGATCTGGGGCGTGCGCTCGCGATCGCCATGCTGGGGCAGGGAGCGCGTCCGATTCTCGATGAGGTGCGCAGCATGGAGAGGTTTCCGTGA
- a CDS encoding glutamyl-tRNA reductase: MCFSRWRSHWAWAGSSARGPDPSSIRRSGSRFSCGAFSRSRSWPITASAGEDHARSTCRSSDSPRCSCRGSRWISSSTPSTPSARGAPLAKATEASLDFLCVGLNHETSPLEIRDALVMNEEEVGRAIHVLRDRAGAEEAMILSTCNRTEVYARGAAVADLPLFVNDLLREIKGMDLGARGHRLYAYREPDSVRHLFRVACGLNSQVLGEPQIVGQVKDALTLAARSGGSGPVTERLLDAALRCAKRARTETGIGRGPISSVYAAVNLAAKVLGHLGTKRALVIGSGEMAGLAMCHLVDAGVGQFTIAARNRGRAESMAAHAAARVVSLEAIPVVLPGADIVVCATAAPGFIVMEAAVRAAMKIRKNRPLLLLDLAVPRDVDPLAARLPNVFLHDLDALAAIVAQSLEQRRAEVPKVETIIDDEVRRFMRWYGSLELKPTVTAFRGHFERIAQEELERHRGRFRPEDHPALESLTRAIVQKLLHRPTTRLNRAGEDGGQGLRRIDAVRELFGIGREEEPNEDRDPR; this comes from the coding sequence TTGTGCTTCTCACGCTGGCGATCGCACTGGGCGTGGGCTGGCTCCAGCGCTCGGGGACCGGATCCCTCTTCGATCCGAAGATCTGGCTCACGCTTTTCGTGTGGTGCATTTTCGCGTTCTCGGTCCTGGCCTATCACCGCTTCGGCTGGCGAGGACCACGCGCGATCTACATGTCGCTCATCGGATTCACCACGCTGCTCCTGTCGCGGGTCGCGGTGGATCTCTTCTTCCACTCCTTCCACTCCTTCCGCTAGGGGAGCGCCTTTGGCAAAGGCAACCGAAGCTTCGCTCGATTTCCTGTGCGTCGGTCTCAACCACGAGACCTCGCCGCTCGAGATCCGCGACGCGCTCGTCATGAACGAGGAGGAAGTCGGGCGCGCGATCCATGTATTGCGCGATCGCGCGGGCGCGGAAGAGGCGATGATCCTTTCCACGTGCAACCGCACGGAGGTCTACGCGCGGGGCGCCGCGGTGGCGGATCTTCCCCTCTTCGTGAACGACCTCCTGCGCGAGATCAAGGGCATGGATCTGGGCGCGAGGGGGCACAGGCTCTACGCCTACCGCGAGCCCGACTCGGTGCGGCATCTCTTCCGGGTCGCGTGCGGGCTCAATTCCCAGGTTCTTGGGGAGCCCCAGATCGTGGGTCAGGTCAAAGACGCGCTCACCCTGGCCGCGCGTTCCGGCGGCTCGGGGCCGGTCACCGAGCGGCTCCTCGACGCCGCGCTTCGCTGCGCGAAACGCGCCCGGACCGAAACGGGGATCGGGCGTGGTCCCATCTCGTCCGTGTACGCCGCCGTGAATCTGGCCGCGAAGGTGCTCGGGCACCTCGGCACAAAGCGGGCGCTCGTCATCGGATCGGGTGAGATGGCCGGGCTCGCGATGTGCCACCTGGTGGACGCGGGCGTGGGACAGTTCACCATCGCGGCGCGCAACCGCGGGCGCGCCGAATCGATGGCGGCTCACGCGGCCGCGCGCGTCGTGAGCCTCGAAGCGATCCCGGTGGTTCTCCCGGGGGCGGATATCGTCGTCTGCGCGACCGCGGCCCCGGGCTTCATCGTCATGGAGGCCGCGGTTCGGGCCGCCATGAAGATTCGAAAAAACCGCCCCCTCCTCCTGCTGGATCTGGCCGTGCCACGCGATGTCGACCCGCTGGCGGCCAGGCTCCCCAACGTCTTCCTGCACGACCTGGACGCCTTGGCCGCGATCGTCGCCCAGAGCTTGGAACAGCGCCGCGCCGAGGTCCCCAAGGTGGAGACGATCATCGACGACGAAGTACGCCGGTTCATGCGCTGGTACGGCTCGCTCGAGCTGAAGCCGACGGTCACCGCGTTCCGGGGCCACTTCGAGCGGATCGCGCAGGAGGAGCTGGAGCGCCATCGCGGGCGCTTCCGCCCCGAGGATCACCCCGCGCTCGAGTCGCTGACCCGCGCGATCGTGCAGAAGCTGCTCCACCGCCCCACCACTCGGCTGAACCGAGCCGGCGAGGACGGCGGCCAGGGGCTCCGGCGGATCGACGCCGTGCGCGAGCTTTTCGGAATCGGCCGCGAGGAGGAACCGAATGAGGATCGGGACCCGCGGTAG
- a CDS encoding DUF664 domain-containing protein, with the protein MDLSNYFEETWKARRTLLGAAEKVTPEEWKREFEFSWRSMQKIFAHIIEVERSWMLEDILGKKYASVGDAEIQRLYATPSLTRARGNEVAGETRAVLAEYMPGKLDETREVKGADGSSIRLTVEEILTHVFTHELRHQGQLQVVLRLLGKKPPNADWF; encoded by the coding sequence ATGGATCTGAGTAACTACTTCGAGGAGACGTGGAAGGCGCGGCGCACGCTCCTGGGTGCCGCCGAGAAGGTTACCCCCGAGGAGTGGAAGCGGGAGTTCGAATTCTCCTGGCGGTCCATGCAAAAGATTTTCGCCCACATCATCGAGGTCGAAAGATCGTGGATGCTCGAGGACATCTTGGGCAAGAAGTACGCCTCGGTTGGCGACGCCGAGATCCAGCGACTCTACGCCACGCCCTCCTTGACCCGCGCCCGGGGTAACGAGGTGGCTGGCGAGACGCGCGCGGTGCTCGCGGAATACATGCCGGGGAAGCTGGACGAGACCCGCGAGGTCAAAGGCGCCGACGGGAGCAGCATCCGTCTGACCGTCGAGGAGATCTTGACCCACGTTTTCACGCACGAGCTGCGCCATCAGGGCCAATTACAGGTGGTCCTGAGGCTCCTCGGGAAGAAGCCGCCCAACGCGGACTGGTTCTAG
- a CDS encoding redoxin domain-containing protein — MNGLGRGSPPCGFRHKGSSPAYTPNQVRCRNAHPPGGPVTKRSILFAALGAVVISFAASPRTGAELTPGTPAPDFAGNHVWINTRPLSLKQELKGKVVLVDFWEYTCINCIRTLPALKRMYSRYKPYGFEIIGVHAPEFDFAYKAENVSIGTSRQRIPWPVVVDSDFSIWRAYDSNSWPNKFLIDSRGIISRHHAGEGAYGELERQIREELRKTNPKVTFPAAWVIPPDSNDFDPTRCGSMSEETYVGTSRGSRWGGEIANPEGFQPGKSVRYASGPRPVKRGFFAHGLWKNNPDDFEHARSTTDLKDYVGMSYLAREVYVVMNPKRGGAASRVYLTRDGQPVPGARRGVDVKADARGRTYIDVREGRMYYAIQGEDTGQHELRLFATDPGVAINSFTFGNRCLTSFDRL; from the coding sequence TTGAATGGCCTGGGGAGGGGGTCGCCGCCGTGCGGGTTTCGTCACAAGGGCTCCTCGCCCGCGTATACTCCCAACCAAGTTCGCTGCCGCAATGCACATCCCCCCGGAGGTCCCGTGACGAAACGAAGCATCCTATTCGCGGCGCTTGGCGCTGTGGTCATTTCATTCGCGGCGTCTCCGCGCACCGGGGCCGAGCTGACCCCGGGCACTCCCGCGCCCGACTTCGCCGGAAACCACGTCTGGATCAACACGCGCCCGCTCTCGCTCAAGCAGGAACTGAAGGGCAAGGTCGTGCTGGTCGATTTTTGGGAGTACACCTGCATCAACTGCATCCGAACCCTTCCCGCGCTCAAACGCATGTACTCGCGGTACAAACCCTACGGCTTCGAGATCATAGGTGTTCACGCGCCCGAATTCGATTTCGCCTACAAGGCTGAAAACGTCTCGATCGGAACCAGTCGGCAGCGCATCCCCTGGCCCGTTGTGGTGGACAGCGATTTCTCCATCTGGCGCGCCTACGACAGCAACTCGTGGCCGAACAAGTTCCTGATCGATTCGAGGGGCATCATCTCACGCCACCACGCGGGCGAGGGTGCCTACGGGGAGCTGGAGCGGCAGATCCGCGAAGAATTGAGGAAGACGAATCCCAAAGTTACCTTCCCCGCCGCATGGGTGATCCCCCCGGATTCCAACGACTTCGACCCGACGCGATGCGGGAGCATGTCGGAGGAGACGTATGTCGGCACCTCCCGTGGATCGCGCTGGGGAGGGGAAATCGCCAACCCTGAAGGTTTCCAGCCCGGGAAGTCGGTTCGGTACGCGAGCGGGCCGCGCCCCGTGAAACGGGGCTTTTTCGCGCACGGCCTCTGGAAGAACAACCCCGACGACTTCGAGCATGCTCGGAGCACCACGGATCTCAAAGACTACGTAGGCATGTCCTATCTCGCCCGCGAGGTGTACGTGGTCATGAACCCGAAACGTGGAGGAGCCGCATCGCGCGTATACTTAACCCGCGACGGGCAGCCGGTGCCGGGCGCCCGCCGGGGCGTCGACGTCAAGGCGGACGCGCGCGGACGAACCTACATCGACGTCCGCGAGGGGCGAATGTACTACGCGATTCAGGGGGAGGACACGGGGCAACACGAGCTTCGCCTGTTCGCGACCGATCCGGGCGTCGCGATCAACTCGTTCACCTTCGGAAACCGCTGCCTCACCAGCTTCGACCGCCTTTAG
- a CDS encoding uracil-DNA glycosylase — MCIAAANLVGSIRGRGALVTKPARRRPPPQAIQAAASARSEGPALISRDVIACERCPRLRAYCAGIAREKRKAHREEEYWGKPVPGFGDPEAWLLIVGLAPGAHGSNRTGRMFTGDRSGEWLYGELYRQGLAGSPHSRHADDGLALRGVYITAAARCAPPGNKPTSEELNNCREYLVREMMALRNVRIRLALGRIAFDAILKARRELGRTELKPRPEFAHAASRSLPEGGFLLSSYHPSQQNTSTGKLTAAMWRAVFEKARALAGTGSVRV; from the coding sequence ATGTGCATTGCGGCAGCGAACTTGGTTGGGAGTATACGCGGGCGAGGAGCCCTTGTGACGAAACCCGCACGGCGGCGACCCCCTCCCCAGGCCATTCAAGCGGCGGCCTCGGCACGGAGCGAGGGCCCCGCGCTCATCTCACGCGACGTGATTGCGTGCGAGCGATGCCCGCGGCTCCGCGCCTACTGCGCCGGAATCGCACGGGAGAAGCGCAAGGCACACCGGGAGGAGGAGTACTGGGGCAAGCCGGTGCCGGGGTTCGGCGATCCCGAAGCGTGGCTCCTCATCGTCGGGCTCGCGCCGGGGGCCCACGGGTCGAATCGCACCGGCAGGATGTTCACCGGGGATCGCTCGGGAGAATGGCTCTACGGAGAACTGTATCGCCAAGGGCTCGCCGGCTCGCCGCACTCCCGTCACGCGGACGACGGCCTCGCCCTGCGCGGCGTTTACATCACGGCGGCCGCCCGCTGCGCGCCGCCCGGGAACAAGCCCACTTCGGAAGAGCTGAACAACTGCCGTGAATACCTGGTCCGCGAAATGATGGCCCTTCGAAACGTGCGGATCCGGCTCGCGCTCGGGCGGATCGCGTTCGACGCGATCTTGAAAGCCCGGCGCGAGCTGGGACGGACCGAGCTCAAACCCCGGCCCGAGTTCGCGCACGCGGCCTCTAGGTCCCTGCCGGAGGGCGGCTTCCTTCTCTCCTCCTACCACCCGAGCCAGCAGAACACGAGCACGGGCAAGCTCACGGCCGCGATGTGGCGCGCCGTTTTCGAGAAGGCGCGGGCGCTGGCGGGCACCGGATCGGTTCGCGTATAG
- a CDS encoding zinc-binding dehydrogenase, giving the protein MRAIVLRRPGPPSNLRVEEIPDPVARPGEILIQVRAAGVNFADVLARQGLYPDAPERPFVPGFETGGEVLALGEGVNGFRVGQRVLAYHRSGGYAERVAVPAANVHAIPDSLGTQSAVVLPLNYGTAYVALYRTGPVEPGMRLFLHAAAGGVGLAAIDLARRVGLEIVGAASSHFKRERLQSEGVKHVVDSRRVHVDRVARTLYGRNGGFDIIVDSVGGRSIGQGVRALRPGGRLVSCGVASISKRGILGALGLLFSTPKIDPLQMLRRSRGFYGLNLARLMGDPALVREVLGELIRLAEAKEIHPEPGRVLQLEEVATAHHLLERRRNVGKIVLRV; this is encoded by the coding sequence GTGCGCGCCATCGTGCTCCGCCGTCCGGGCCCGCCGTCGAACCTTCGCGTCGAAGAGATCCCCGACCCGGTCGCGCGTCCCGGTGAGATCCTGATCCAGGTCAGGGCCGCCGGCGTGAATTTCGCCGACGTCCTCGCGCGCCAAGGTCTCTACCCGGACGCGCCGGAGCGCCCGTTCGTCCCCGGGTTCGAGACGGGCGGCGAAGTGCTGGCGCTCGGTGAGGGCGTGAACGGGTTCCGGGTGGGCCAGCGCGTGCTCGCGTATCACCGGTCGGGCGGTTACGCGGAACGGGTGGCCGTCCCCGCCGCCAACGTGCACGCGATTCCGGATTCCCTCGGCACGCAATCGGCCGTCGTGCTCCCACTCAACTACGGGACCGCCTACGTGGCGCTCTACCGGACCGGCCCGGTGGAGCCCGGGATGCGGCTCTTCCTCCACGCGGCCGCGGGCGGCGTCGGGCTCGCCGCGATCGACCTCGCGCGCCGCGTGGGGCTCGAGATCGTCGGAGCCGCGAGCTCCCACTTCAAGCGCGAGCGCCTCCAGAGCGAGGGCGTGAAGCACGTCGTGGATTCGAGGCGGGTTCACGTGGACCGGGTCGCGCGCACCCTCTACGGCAGGAATGGCGGGTTCGACATCATCGTCGACTCGGTGGGCGGGCGTTCGATCGGGCAAGGCGTTCGCGCGCTTCGGCCCGGCGGAAGGCTCGTGAGCTGCGGGGTTGCGAGCATTTCGAAGCGGGGCATTCTGGGCGCGCTCGGGCTCCTGTTCTCGACGCCCAAGATCGATCCGCTCCAAATGCTGCGCAGAAGCCGTGGGTTCTACGGCCTCAATCTCGCGCGGCTGATGGGCGATCCGGCGCTCGTGCGTGAAGTGCTCGGCGAGCTGATCCGCCTTGCGGAGGCGAAGGAAATCCACCCGGAACCGGGACGCGTCCTGCAACTCGAGGAGGTCGCCACGGCGCATCATCTCCTCGAGAGGCGGCGCAACGTCGGGAAGATCGTGCTGCGTGTCTAG